The region TAAACACTATATTGGATACTACCGGAGATGTCACTGCACCCTGTGGTAAAGCATCATTAAGAGTTATTAGGTCGACTGTATTTTTTAATAAAGTGCTATTTGAAACTTCATCCGTTGTTTTAAAATAATAAGACAATGTTTCATTAAGTAATTTTGTTGTTATTGAATCAAAAAAAGAATCAATATCTATCCTTAAATAATATCTATCTGATTTCCCAGTTTTTCTATGAGGCAATAAAAAATCCCTATATGAGGCTCCCTTTACAAATCCATAAATCCCATCAGGTATTGGAATGTTTTGAAAAAAATATTTTGATAGTCTTGATTGAAGTCTATATAATTCACTTTCTTTAGCAAGACAATTTAAAATTCTTATTCCACTCTTTTTAGGAATAGAGCGTTGAGTATAAAATTTTGATTTTTCTTCTATGATTTCAGCTAATAGATCTTTTTCTGCATGAAGAATTACATCATAAAAAAAAGATTCTTTATAAATGTTAATAACAGTCACCTCGTAAAATGATGTGGAGTGAGTACTATCCCAAAACTTCGCCTTGGCGTTATAACAGAGCGAGGGAGACAACTATATGCCGAGACAACAGCGCGCAAATTGTAGCACTATTTCCTTGGTTTTTGAGATTTCTATGTAACTTTTTCAAGGCTACTTAGCTCAATATCAACAAGGAGGCAGTTTTGTATACAAAACTGACCATTTCTACTCACTCCACATTATTTTTGAAACATTTTCTGTACAAATTTTATTATATCGTATAATTCAGGAAAATGGGACTTGAATTTGTTGATTTTTTCATCTTCCGACATGTCATTGATATAAATATAATTATTGAAATAATATTCTAGAAATTCTGATACCCAACCATCGGTTTTTTTGGTTTTATTTTCGGCAATTGTATTATATATTTTTTGAACTGAGACATCTTTAATTTCATTCACTTTACTTTCTTCCGGGACATTTAGTGTGTCATATTTGCCACTATGAAGAAGTCTCAAAGTTGTGGTTCTATAATTATCGTCCACTTTAAATTTATATATCTCTTTGATTTTCTTATTTCCTTTGACATCAACTAACCATTTATATACTAAAGAATAATTTTTAGAATTAATCAATGTACCTTCAATGGTTGTTTGGACAGGATATACATTATTGTAGCAGCAATAGGATTTAATTAAGCTCTTTAACAATGAGAAATAGTCATCTGAAATGAAACTCCAATGCGCATCTGGATTGAAAGTAGTGTTTTTTGTAAGGCCCTTAATTCTGGATCGCAAATTCTTCGTTGCCATTCTTTTATGTCCGTAATAAAATTGTTCTTTTCTTTCTAATTCCTCATTTTTCAAAGGATTATAACTATCACCTTTGAGTGAGAACTTTTGAGTTTTTTCATCATATCTTATTATCTTATCGAGATCTAATAAGAGCAAATAAGGAATACTTGTGTTTTTTTCAATAGGATTAGTCAATTTTAACTTTACATTATCAGAATCATATGAATAAGTATCAATTTCAGTTAGCACTGGGAATAGGCTTCTAAGGTGTTTATTAGTAAAAAGTTCAAGTTCTGTTGGCCCTTCGACAAATAATATACCTCTTGAAAAATAAAAACTCGCTTCCTTCTCAGACATAATATTATTTTCTCTTAGATTAGTAAATCCTTTCATTTTTTTCACAAGTGTATACTTTTGTTTTAATGAAAAATGATATAAAGAGGCATCCGAAGAACTCATTACCCCTTTTATCATTCTTGGCGAGTGTGTTGCAATAAGCACCTTAACCGCTTTCGAATGTCTAATAAAACTATGTACTAATTCGTCTGTATACTTAGGATGCAATCCAATTTCTGGCTCATCTACTATTATCAATGGCTCCTTAAGTTTAGCTTGCGTCATCTTTCCTACTATGTTAACCAAAAGTTTCAGATAATTGTATGCATTCATTCCATCTGAAAAATAGTCAAGATGCTCTTCTCTATGTTTAAACTGTTTCCCTCCCAACTGCATTTGATAAATTTGAGTAAATTTTTGATTAGGATTAAACGGAATTAATTCCACCTCGGATTTTATAAATTCAGTCTGAATATACCCTAAATCTTTTAAAAATTTGTCTCCATACGTTTTCTTAAGTAAACCTTTTATTTCTTCTTCAAAATGAACATCATCAATAGCCTTAAATTTACTCATATCTCCTATTATATCCCACAAATTTTCCCAATCATTCAACTTGATTTGGCGTGAATCTATTAAATAAATCGGAAAGTTGTTTTTCAAGAAGTTTCTCACTTCGTATGGAACATTCCACTGCACTATATTATTTCTGTATTGTCTTAGTTCAACTCTTAAATGATTATCATTAGAAACATAATGAAAAATCAGATCTAATACCCTTCTAAAAAATGGATGAATTTCCTCAAGTAATTGTCTGTCTACATTATTTTGAGTTATCTTTATTAGCCTATTTAAATTATAAGTAACTTTAATTTCTATAAAATCGTTAAAAGGATTGTTTTTATCAAATAAACTGAAATTGAGATTATTTTCTGTTAAGTTATTATAAAAATAAGCCAATGCCTTTAGAACATTAGATTTTCCAGAACCATTTTCACCTATTAAACAATTAAAATCAGTTAGTGATAAATCTATATTTTTTAAAGATTTTAAATTTCTAAATTGGATTTTAGAAATAGACATCGTATTACCTCTATTCTTCAATATTTACCGCTTCTAAAATAGAAAACCAGTTTTCCAGCCTTTCTATATCTTCAGAAGCATAAGTTTTGTAAAATAATACGTTCTGGTTTGTTACAGCAGGATCTGAAGCTTTATTCTGCGAATACTCCAATTCTCAAATATGAAAAGAGTTGTTTTACCTGAGTAGTAACAAATATTCACCTTCAGACAGAAATCAACGTCCCTTCTGGTACTTCTGTAGCATACACTTAACTGGCTACTTTGACACAGGATATGTTCTATTATATCTCGTGTTCCTCATATCTCTTTAGAATTTGATTCATATATCTTAGCTGAGAAAATTTAAGTCATGTGAAGATAAAGCAAAAAACAA is a window of Paenibacillus sp. FSL H3-0469 DNA encoding:
- a CDS encoding retron Eco8 family effector endonuclease; protein product: MSISKIQFRNLKSLKNIDLSLTDFNCLIGENGSGKSNVLKALAYFYNNLTENNLNFSLFDKNNPFNDFIEIKVTYNLNRLIKITQNNVDRQLLEEIHPFFRRVLDLIFHYVSNDNHLRVELRQYRNNIVQWNVPYEVRNFLKNNFPIYLIDSRQIKLNDWENLWDIIGDMSKFKAIDDVHFEEEIKGLLKKTYGDKFLKDLGYIQTEFIKSEVELIPFNPNQKFTQIYQMQLGGKQFKHREEHLDYFSDGMNAYNYLKLLVNIVGKMTQAKLKEPLIIVDEPEIGLHPKYTDELVHSFIRHSKAVKVLIATHSPRMIKGVMSSSDASLYHFSLKQKYTLVKKMKGFTNLRENNIMSEKEASFYFSRGILFVEGPTELELFTNKHLRSLFPVLTEIDTYSYDSDNVKLKLTNPIEKNTSIPYLLLLDLDKIIRYDEKTQKFSLKGDSYNPLKNEELERKEQFYYGHKRMATKNLRSRIKGLTKNTTFNPDAHWSFISDDYFSLLKSLIKSYCCYNNVYPVQTTIEGTLINSKNYSLVYKWLVDVKGNKKIKEIYKFKVDDNYRTTTLRLLHSGKYDTLNVPEESKVNEIKDVSVQKIYNTIAENKTKKTDGWVSEFLEYYFNNYIYINDMSEDEKINKFKSHFPELYDIIKFVQKMFQK